A genome region from Streptomyces xanthophaeus includes the following:
- a CDS encoding GH1 family beta-glucosidase, producing the protein MTQLPTNTNTNAGADPATNTDPDTGARELRFPDGFLWGTATAAFQIEGAATLRGPSIWDTFCRTPGKVHGGDTGDVAVDHHRLWREDVRLMASLGLGAYRFSVSWPRVLAGGIGFYDALVDELLSYGIRPCVTLYHWDLPQELESAGGWPERETAYAFARYAEQVTAALADRVDLWTTLNEPWCSAFLGYASGVHAPGRTSPADSLRAAHHLNLAHGLAAAALPARARAGIALNPSAVRPLTGSAADLDAARRIDALANRVFTGPLLHGAYPQDLLADTAAVTDWSFVRHGDEALIHQPLDFLGVNYYTPALVSAAPDGNGPRADGHGAAAHSPWPAAESVAFHQPPGKRTDMGWSVDPTGLYDLLMRFTREAPGLPLLVTENGAAYAPELHDPQRIGYLEAHLSSVHRALADGAPVEGYFLWSLMDNFEWSYGYSKRFGIVQVDYETQARTPRSSAHWYARLARKGSFLTYGDEAF; encoded by the coding sequence ATGACCCAACTCCCGACGAACACGAACACGAACGCGGGCGCGGACCCGGCCACGAACACGGACCCGGACACCGGGGCGCGGGAACTGCGGTTCCCCGACGGGTTCCTGTGGGGTACGGCCACGGCGGCCTTCCAGATCGAGGGCGCCGCGACCCTGCGCGGACCGTCCATCTGGGACACCTTCTGCCGTACGCCGGGCAAGGTGCACGGCGGTGACACGGGCGACGTGGCCGTCGACCACCACCGGCTGTGGCGGGAGGACGTCCGGCTGATGGCCTCGCTCGGGCTCGGCGCCTACCGGTTCTCGGTGTCCTGGCCGCGGGTCCTCGCCGGCGGCATCGGCTTCTACGACGCCCTGGTCGACGAGCTGCTCTCGTACGGGATCCGGCCCTGCGTGACCCTTTACCACTGGGACCTGCCGCAGGAGCTGGAGAGCGCGGGCGGCTGGCCCGAGCGGGAGACGGCCTACGCCTTCGCCCGGTACGCCGAGCAGGTCACGGCGGCGCTCGCCGACCGGGTGGATCTCTGGACCACCCTCAACGAGCCCTGGTGCAGCGCCTTCCTCGGCTACGCCTCGGGGGTCCACGCTCCCGGCCGCACCTCCCCCGCCGACTCGCTGCGCGCCGCCCACCACCTCAACCTGGCCCACGGACTGGCCGCCGCGGCCCTGCCGGCCCGGGCCAGGGCCGGGATCGCGCTCAACCCCAGCGCGGTACGGCCGCTGACCGGCTCGGCGGCCGACCTGGACGCGGCCCGCCGGATCGACGCCCTGGCCAACCGGGTCTTCACCGGCCCGCTGCTGCACGGGGCCTACCCGCAGGACCTGCTCGCGGACACCGCCGCGGTGACCGACTGGTCCTTCGTCCGCCACGGCGACGAGGCGCTGATCCACCAGCCGCTGGACTTCCTCGGGGTGAACTACTACACCCCGGCGCTGGTCTCGGCCGCCCCCGACGGAAACGGCCCGCGCGCCGACGGGCACGGGGCGGCGGCGCACTCCCCCTGGCCCGCCGCGGAGTCGGTCGCCTTCCACCAACCCCCGGGCAAGCGCACCGACATGGGCTGGTCGGTCGACCCCACCGGCCTGTACGACCTGCTGATGCGCTTCACCCGCGAGGCGCCCGGGCTCCCGCTGCTGGTCACCGAGAACGGCGCGGCGTACGCCCCCGAGCTGCACGACCCGCAGCGCATCGGCTACCTGGAGGCCCATCTCTCGTCCGTCCACCGCGCCCTGGCGGACGGCGCCCCGGTGGAGGGCTATTTCCTCTGGTCGCTGATGGACAACTTCGAGTGGTCCTACGGGTACAGCAAGCGCTTCGGCATCGTGCAGGTCGACTACGAGACGCAGGCCCGCACCCCCCGATCCAGCGCCCACTGGTACGCCCGCCTGGCCCGGAAGGGGAGCTTCCTCACCTACGGGGACGAGGCGTTCTAG
- a CDS encoding carbohydrate ABC transporter permease encodes MRSLRAGRLTYVVLALFTAGSLFPLVWTAIAASRSSTRLAQTPPPFWFGGNLGRNLQVAWTDANMGTALLNTVIVAGTVAAGTVFFSTLAGFAFAKLRFRGSRPLLALVIGTMLIPPQLSVVPLYMLIAKLSWTDRLQAVILPTLVGAFGVFFMRQYLVHALPMELVEAARTDGASSLRVLWHVVFPAARPAMAVLGMLTFVMAWNDFFWPIVALTQNGSPTVQVALTGLGRGYIPDQSVIMAGALLGTLPLLLVFLVFGRQIVGGIMQGAVKG; translated from the coding sequence ATGAGGTCACTGCGCGCGGGCCGGCTCACGTACGTGGTGCTCGCCCTGTTCACGGCCGGCTCGCTCTTCCCGCTCGTGTGGACGGCGATCGCGGCGTCCCGGAGCAGTACGCGCCTGGCCCAGACCCCGCCGCCGTTCTGGTTCGGCGGGAACCTGGGGCGCAACCTCCAGGTCGCGTGGACCGACGCCAACATGGGCACGGCCCTGCTGAACACGGTGATCGTGGCGGGCACGGTCGCCGCGGGCACCGTGTTCTTCTCCACGCTCGCCGGCTTCGCCTTCGCCAAACTCCGCTTCCGCGGCAGCCGGCCGCTGCTGGCGCTGGTGATCGGGACGATGCTGATCCCGCCGCAGCTGAGCGTGGTGCCGCTCTACATGCTGATCGCGAAGCTGTCGTGGACCGACCGGCTCCAGGCGGTGATCCTGCCGACCCTGGTGGGTGCCTTCGGGGTGTTCTTCATGCGCCAGTACCTGGTGCACGCGCTGCCGATGGAGCTGGTGGAGGCGGCGCGCACGGACGGGGCGAGTTCGCTGCGGGTCCTGTGGCACGTGGTGTTCCCCGCCGCCCGGCCCGCGATGGCGGTGCTGGGGATGCTGACCTTCGTCATGGCCTGGAACGACTTCTTCTGGCCGATCGTCGCGCTGACCCAGAACGGCAGCCCGACGGTGCAGGTGGCCCTGACCGGGCTGGGCCGGGGCTACATCCCCGACCAGTCGGTGATCATGGCGGGCGCGCTGCTGGGCACGCTCCCGCTGCTGCTGGTGTTCCTCGTCTTCGGCCGGCAGATCGTCGGCGGCATCATGCAAGGAGCGGTGAAGGGATGA